A section of the Parabacteroides sp. FAFU027 genome encodes:
- a CDS encoding SIR2 family protein, producing the protein MKFLEKVYIKELNSPDSDRVSIKDTKLSDGTKQLMISIDGNDFLPSSILFDDETSYSQSFELWMQERKDILKDKANQILALYDNIERFNKLSKSLKANSIIPFLGAGISIPSNYASWTSFLYKLRYESEITEEDLNSLLIHGKYEEAAQILYEDLGDALFNEHLENEYSAEREICGSINYLPILFPDSSIITTNFDNNIERIYNDLGQGFNYIKSGKYLDETIRQMSSGSKFLIKLHGDCIQIADRVLTKIEYDMAYLNGDVLERFINRLLIKGSLLFVGCSLTNDRTIHTIKKIVKKEGAGSLPRNYAFLEEIKDNKMRSKRKRELASANIFPIWYPEGQHDESIEALFLKLLEERQ; encoded by the coding sequence ATGAAGTTTCTTGAAAAAGTATACATTAAAGAACTAAACTCTCCTGATTCAGATAGAGTAAGTATAAAGGATACAAAGTTGTCAGATGGTACAAAACAATTGATGATTTCAATTGATGGAAATGATTTTTTACCTAGTAGTATACTTTTTGATGATGAAACTTCGTATTCTCAATCATTCGAATTATGGATGCAAGAGCGGAAAGATATTTTAAAAGATAAAGCAAATCAGATATTAGCTTTATACGACAATATAGAACGATTCAATAAGTTGTCAAAATCATTAAAGGCAAATTCTATTATCCCATTTCTTGGTGCTGGTATTTCTATACCAAGTAATTACGCAAGCTGGACATCTTTCTTATATAAATTGAGATATGAATCAGAAATAACAGAAGAAGATCTTAATTCTTTACTAATTCATGGTAAATATGAAGAAGCCGCTCAGATTCTATATGAAGATCTTGGTGATGCATTATTTAATGAACACTTAGAAAATGAATATTCAGCTGAAAGGGAGATTTGTGGTTCAATAAACTATTTACCAATATTATTTCCAGATAGCTCTATAATAACTACCAATTTTGATAATAACATAGAACGAATTTATAATGATTTAGGTCAAGGTTTTAACTATATAAAAAGTGGAAAATACCTTGATGAAACAATTAGGCAGATGTCGTCTGGAAGTAAATTTCTGATCAAATTACATGGGGATTGTATCCAAATAGCTGATAGAGTTTTGACTAAGATTGAGTATGATATGGCCTATTTAAATGGTGATGTGTTAGAGCGATTTATAAATAGATTGCTAATCAAAGGATCATTATTATTTGTCGGTTGTAGTTTAACAAATGATCGAACAATTCATACAATAAAGAAGATTGTTAAGAAAGAAGGAGCAGGATCTTTGCCGCGTAACTATGCATTCCTTGAAGAAATAAAAGACAATAAAATGAGGTCTAAAAGAAAAAGAGAGCTAGCAAGTGCTAATATTTTTCCAATTTGGTATCCAGAAGGACAACATGATGAATCGATTGAAGCTTTATTTCTAAAGTTATTGGAGGAAAGGCAATGA
- a CDS encoding restriction endonuclease subunit S — MKLRSSWEDWGMSSDMIETILKDHLVFKNGKTSPLRDDNGIFPVYGSNGIIGYSNEYNSPEFSIIIGRVGSYCGSVYFSKEKCWITDNAISCNSINNDESLFWFYLLNHLNLNQFRTGSGQPLLNQTILNSIKARIPQIKEKRLFIGHILSHIDSKIQNNDNINVILESIAQTLFKSWFVDFDPVKAKIVAKAKGEDPQLEAMMAISGKTAAEINQLPAEKRRELADTADLFPDEMEDSELGEIPKGWKAIPLYETAEYVNGGVFKANDFSTNKEGLPVIKIAELKSGISDQTEYTIKEFPEKYRINSGDILYSWSGSPETSLEAFKWFGGEGWLNQHIFKINTKTAEQKIFVYFLLKYLKPVLIDTAKNKQTTGLGHVTVADMKRIKVVFPDKKAIRLIQMKMSSLFLFSSNSQKQNIVLEKLRNSLIPKLISGGLNMDKKGKQ; from the coding sequence TTGAAATTAAGAAGCAGTTGGGAGGATTGGGGTATGAGTTCTGATATGATTGAGACTATTTTAAAGGATCATCTTGTATTTAAGAATGGGAAAACATCTCCATTAAGAGACGATAATGGTATTTTTCCAGTCTATGGATCAAATGGTATTATAGGTTACTCTAATGAATATAATTCGCCTGAATTTTCAATAATAATAGGTAGAGTTGGTTCTTATTGTGGTAGTGTATATTTTTCAAAAGAGAAATGCTGGATAACAGATAATGCAATATCTTGTAATTCTATAAACAATGATGAAAGTTTATTCTGGTTTTATCTTCTTAATCATTTGAATTTAAATCAATTTAGGACTGGTTCTGGACAGCCACTCTTAAATCAGACTATTTTAAATTCAATAAAGGCCAGAATTCCCCAGATAAAGGAAAAAAGACTATTTATTGGTCATATTTTATCTCATATAGATTCTAAAATTCAGAATAACGATAATATAAATGTTATTCTCGAATCTATAGCCCAAACACTCTTTAAATCCTGGTTTGTAGATTTTGATCCGGTAAAAGCAAAAATAGTAGCCAAAGCAAAAGGAGAAGATCCACAACTGGAAGCCATGATGGCTATCAGTGGAAAAACCGCTGCTGAAATCAATCAACTACCTGCTGAAAAAAGAAGGGAACTGGCTGATACGGCAGATCTGTTTCCTGATGAAATGGAAGATAGTGAGCTGGGAGAGATTCCGAAGGGGTGGAAGGCCATTCCTTTATATGAAACTGCAGAATATGTGAATGGAGGGGTTTTTAAGGCTAATGATTTTTCAACAAATAAAGAAGGATTGCCAGTTATAAAAATAGCAGAGCTAAAATCCGGTATATCAGATCAGACGGAATATACAATTAAAGAATTTCCGGAGAAATATAGAATTAATAGTGGTGACATTCTTTATTCCTGGTCAGGTAGTCCTGAAACATCGTTGGAGGCATTTAAATGGTTTGGTGGCGAAGGATGGCTAAACCAACACATATTTAAAATCAACACAAAAACTGCAGAGCAAAAAATATTTGTGTATTTTCTTCTTAAGTATCTCAAGCCAGTATTGATCGATACTGCTAAAAATAAGCAGACAACAGGTTTAGGCCACGTGACAGTTGCTGATATGAAGAGGATAAAAGTTGTTTTTCCAGATAAAAAAGCAATTAGGCTTATTCAGATGAAAATGAGTTCCCTATTTTTGTTCTCTTCCAATAGTCAAAAACAAAATATAGTTTTAGAAAAGCTAAGAAATAGTTTAATACCGAAATTGATTTCTGGAGGGTTGAATATGGATAAAAAAGGTAAACAATGA